A portion of the Acidihalobacter yilgarnensis genome contains these proteins:
- the nirB gene encoding nitrite reductase large subunit NirB — protein MTRKQRLVLIGNGMAGIRTLEELLKLVPDMYEITVFGDEPYGNYNRIMLSPVLAGEKTVHDIMLNDDDWYAEHGITLHKGKRVTRIDRVRRCAIAEDGTEAPYDRLILATGSKPFIIPVPGHDKRGVIAFRDIHDVDTMLASSRTGRRAVVIGGGLLGLEAANGLMKQGMEVTVVHLLATLMERQLDEAAAGLLMRSLEERGMHFRLQAQTTEVLGDERVTGVRFQDGSELPADLVVMAVGIRPNIELAQQSGLYCERGILVNDTLQTFDPSIYAVGECVQHRGSVYGLVAPLFEQAKVCANHLAEYGIAKYGGSMTSTKLKVTGIDLFSAGDFNGDDSSEEMVLQDAARGVYKKLVIRDNRIKGAVMYGDTLDGAWYFQLMRDESDITDLREHLLFGQAHIGDAGHGDETSRITALPDNAEICGCNGVCKGEIVQAITEKKLFTLEEVRAHTKASNSCGSCTGLVESLLASTLGGDYSQTPSKQSICPCTEHTHDEVREAIHTRELKTMPAVFEAMAWSTPDGCHTCRPALNYYLLMNWPGEYEDDSRARFINERVHANIQKDGTYSVVPRIWGGVTTPAELRAIAEVAEKYQVPTVKITGGQRIDLLGVKKGDLPAMWGDLSRAGFVSGHAYGKALRTVKTCVGSEWCRFGTQDSTGLGIALEQQTWGTWTPHKFKIGVSGCPRNCAEATIKDLGVVCVDSGYELHVGGNGGVKVRATDFLCKVASEAEVHEYTAAFIQYYRETARYLERTAPWIERVGLSLVKQKVVEDEVGRKVLARRFAESQQYAQHDPWLERAEGTDANEYRPLNRISA, from the coding sequence ATGACACGCAAGCAAAGACTGGTACTGATCGGCAATGGCATGGCGGGCATACGCACGCTGGAAGAGCTGCTCAAGCTCGTGCCCGATATGTACGAAATCACGGTGTTCGGCGACGAACCCTATGGCAATTACAACCGGATCATGCTCTCGCCAGTGCTGGCGGGAGAGAAGACCGTCCATGACATTATGCTCAACGATGACGATTGGTATGCAGAGCACGGTATTACCCTGCACAAGGGTAAGCGGGTGACGCGTATCGACCGGGTACGTAGATGTGCCATTGCAGAGGACGGTACCGAGGCGCCTTACGACCGATTGATCCTCGCGACGGGTTCTAAGCCGTTCATCATCCCGGTGCCCGGACATGACAAGCGCGGTGTGATTGCCTTCCGAGACATCCACGATGTCGACACGATGCTTGCGTCGTCCCGTACGGGACGACGCGCGGTGGTGATCGGCGGCGGTTTGCTCGGTCTTGAGGCCGCCAACGGTCTGATGAAGCAGGGCATGGAGGTGACGGTCGTTCACCTACTGGCCACGTTGATGGAGCGCCAACTCGATGAGGCGGCGGCGGGGTTGTTGATGCGCTCGCTGGAGGAGCGAGGCATGCACTTCCGCCTGCAGGCGCAGACCACCGAGGTGCTGGGTGACGAGCGGGTCACCGGGGTGCGTTTTCAGGACGGCAGCGAGCTACCCGCGGACCTCGTGGTGATGGCGGTCGGTATTCGCCCGAACATCGAGCTGGCGCAGCAGTCCGGGCTTTATTGCGAGCGGGGCATCCTGGTCAACGATACGCTGCAGACCTTCGATCCGAGCATCTACGCGGTGGGCGAATGCGTACAGCATCGCGGCAGCGTCTACGGCCTGGTTGCGCCTTTGTTCGAACAGGCCAAGGTCTGCGCAAATCACTTGGCCGAATACGGTATCGCCAAATACGGTGGATCGATGACATCGACCAAACTCAAGGTCACCGGCATCGATCTCTTTTCCGCCGGTGACTTCAATGGCGACGACAGCAGCGAGGAAATGGTGCTGCAGGACGCCGCGCGCGGCGTGTACAAGAAATTGGTGATCCGCGACAACCGTATCAAGGGTGCCGTGATGTACGGCGATACCCTCGACGGCGCCTGGTATTTCCAGCTGATGCGCGACGAGTCAGACATCACCGATCTGCGCGAGCATCTTCTGTTCGGGCAGGCACACATCGGAGACGCGGGCCATGGTGATGAAACTTCTCGTATCACCGCATTGCCCGACAACGCCGAAATCTGCGGTTGCAACGGCGTGTGCAAGGGCGAGATCGTCCAGGCCATCACCGAAAAGAAGCTGTTCACTCTGGAGGAAGTGCGTGCGCATACCAAGGCGAGCAATTCCTGCGGTTCGTGCACCGGCCTGGTGGAGTCGCTGCTGGCCAGTACGCTAGGTGGTGATTATTCGCAGACGCCATCGAAGCAATCCATCTGTCCGTGCACCGAGCACACACACGACGAGGTGCGCGAGGCCATCCATACCCGTGAACTCAAGACCATGCCGGCAGTATTTGAGGCCATGGCTTGGTCAACGCCGGATGGTTGTCATACCTGCCGTCCGGCGCTCAATTACTACCTGTTGATGAACTGGCCGGGCGAGTACGAGGACGATAGTCGGGCGCGTTTTATCAACGAGCGGGTGCACGCCAACATCCAGAAAGACGGTACCTATTCCGTGGTGCCGCGTATCTGGGGTGGCGTGACCACGCCTGCCGAGCTGCGTGCCATCGCCGAGGTGGCGGAGAAGTATCAGGTGCCCACGGTCAAGATCACCGGCGGCCAGCGCATCGACCTGTTGGGCGTGAAGAAGGGCGATCTGCCGGCGATGTGGGGCGATTTGTCGCGTGCCGGCTTCGTTTCCGGCCACGCCTATGGGAAGGCCTTGCGCACGGTGAAGACCTGTGTGGGTTCTGAATGGTGCCGCTTCGGTACCCAGGACTCTACGGGGCTGGGTATCGCGCTTGAGCAGCAGACTTGGGGCACCTGGACGCCGCATAAATTCAAGATCGGCGTGTCCGGTTGTCCGCGCAACTGTGCCGAGGCCACGATCAAGGATCTGGGTGTGGTCTGTGTGGATTCTGGCTACGAGTTGCACGTGGGTGGCAACGGCGGAGTCAAGGTGCGTGCGACTGATTTTCTGTGCAAGGTCGCCAGCGAGGCGGAAGTACACGAATATACCGCCGCCTTCATACAGTACTACCGTGAAACCGCCCGCTATCTGGAACGTACGGCACCCTGGATCGAGCGCGTTGGGTTGAGTCTGGTGAAACAGAAAGTGGTCGAGGACGAGGTAGGGCGCAAGGTTCTGGCGCGGCGCTTTGCCGAGTCGCAGCAGTACGCGCAACACGACCCCTGGTTGGAGCGTGCCGAAGGCACGGACGCGAACGAATATCGCCCGCTCAACCGTATCAGTGCCTGA